One genomic region from Nostoc sp. C052 encodes:
- a CDS encoding RecQ family ATP-dependent DNA helicase: MQDLSNIDLFYTYLDLEINTENNIYRIGLVSLNLTKDFYQENLNQAYEEMRKLKNSNLSVCGHNFRRFDYPYLIEQEPQLSSWHIIDTLELSILAFPLQHSHKLNKDYKQSEYSSNNPVEDAQATRLLLGQQLEALFKKPDEVQQVYIWLLTCGCEDADLAYQQFFRDNLGLKIEQPAIEMLPERMLKGINQSYLQQLWSSPQTYDFDTRLCVAGLLAWNYECNTNESKQVFCDWLRHLNSFQAVLENLRPLSTDEFAISSYLEYFEIPSFRPLQEEAVQAIINNERPLVLMPTGGGKSLCYQLPAFMFHERHKALTVVISPLQALMADQVADLEQAGFFFATFINGNLSAAERRQRLSELRSGSKGLLYISPEQLRSMSIRALLEQRPPVLWVIDEAHCVSQWGHDFRPDYRYIPKFIYELYQERQLAMPLLALMTATATVAVIEDIKELFAQHELNINRTIDGATTRDNLTFNVIPVAGNKEQVLLNQVKEALKLGGSTLIYTTTRKNAQKLAELLKQSHIEAKYYHGKLAKEQKQQVLQEFKSGKLNVVTATCAFGMGINRKDVRAVIHHCMSANLEGYIQEAGRAGRDGEPAVCTLLFDPKDADTVFRLQSLNQLSEQDLKNVLISTRHIRNLTFGSARDDWFWVTTNEIFQLGDFDEEFGEESEQQNTKIKAGLHYLEKFGLLERAENFSSFIEFELSHDTFAESIEQFEKYSRMKGLSRFEADNFEQLIQAMHIAKAYCNSNDQPFPLDRLSDEAGISLHDLTARIRELQKAEVCSFEIPITLVITKGVRGDARNNHERIRQLEDQLLQVLNELFGNENEIQINLRGLASRLDPDNSKKIRASNIIDILEGWVAQKWLKLSRISSDVVRLGEMEVAEHLPEHKILTTTVLEVLYQALKDATGARLPLKYELGKLAKEVTQKIQLDWNNQELEVILLWLHQRKIIRLSDGLNLFQQSLKIRVIKNASVSRVKRLYPEVEAHYDEQTRRTHYMVQYGKLKSAEQRQQFVNDYFGTNQEEFVSKYQFLTQEITRPILPEDYNRILEPLNPAQKEIVLASHPTMAVIAGPGSGKTKTIVHRIAYLVKVKRVEPKRILVLAYNRNAVRELRLRLRNLIGEQASRIRVFTFHGLALSLLGRTVGEHRGTQTINFDRLLVEACELIEKGEEFEDADEDTQARRIQLLGKLEYIFVDEYQDVTEKEYRLIKLIAGLSESEDETRPVQINLCVIGDDDQNIYEFRHTDPKYILQFEEEYKAKRLLLIENYRSTESIIQAANKLINNNKKRCKIIPEEQVKIDNYRSGYQGLAVEAYSFNNINSQALWVQQRIQSWIKQGIRHNEIAVLARHWDNLAPTRLLLERVRITTYSLKTDGFQLIKNLVTCKLIEELKCQNQKILLPEESVQAWFLSLFAQWERSSQEPTVKVLLKIAHDIDQERGFDSEELALPISVADVLTTLFEFNESPEVMLDDRAVLVTSCHGAKGLEFRKIIQLVDGFGISSDEIESERRLFYVGMTRAKEELVLCSTRQSLFVMESGVNTKSLSPATTSLPQQMFYSDLSPGDVYLGHHSTKNSQHIITHLQEGTPLKFQSNRYNNGWDIFTTQGQIIGALSKKANAELAYKGFRPGQFQFQASEVIVRSIYRHLRKDEVNGNITEDWFVVIPQIRVCR; this comes from the coding sequence ATGCAAGATTTATCAAATATTGACTTATTTTATACTTATTTAGACTTAGAAATTAATACTGAAAATAATATATACCGCATCGGATTGGTATCTCTGAACTTAACAAAAGATTTCTATCAAGAGAATCTAAATCAAGCTTACGAAGAAATGAGGAAGCTGAAAAATAGTAATTTATCAGTATGCGGTCATAACTTCCGCCGCTTTGATTACCCTTATCTGATTGAGCAAGAACCGCAATTATCTTCTTGGCATATAATTGACACTTTAGAACTATCAATACTCGCTTTCCCTCTACAGCATTCCCATAAGCTAAATAAAGACTATAAGCAAAGTGAATATTCAAGTAATAATCCCGTAGAAGACGCACAGGCAACTCGATTATTACTTGGTCAACAATTAGAAGCACTATTTAAAAAGCCTGATGAAGTACAACAGGTATATATTTGGCTCCTGACTTGTGGTTGCGAAGATGCAGACCTTGCATATCAACAATTTTTCCGTGATAACCTTGGTTTGAAGATTGAACAACCCGCCATAGAAATGCTGCCAGAAAGAATGCTAAAGGGAATAAATCAATCCTATTTGCAGCAGCTATGGTCTAGTCCACAAACTTATGATTTTGATACAAGATTATGTGTGGCGGGATTACTGGCTTGGAACTATGAGTGCAATACCAATGAATCGAAGCAGGTTTTTTGTGATTGGCTCAGACATTTAAATAGTTTTCAAGCTGTACTTGAAAATTTGCGTCCTTTAAGTACAGATGAATTCGCTATCAGCTCTTACTTGGAATATTTTGAAATTCCCAGTTTTCGACCTTTGCAAGAAGAAGCTGTGCAAGCAATTATTAATAATGAGCGTCCGCTTGTTCTCATGCCTACTGGTGGTGGTAAATCTTTATGCTATCAATTACCAGCTTTCATGTTCCACGAAAGGCACAAAGCGCTGACTGTTGTCATTTCACCGCTACAAGCACTAATGGCAGATCAAGTGGCAGATTTAGAACAAGCTGGGTTTTTCTTCGCCACCTTCATTAATGGTAATCTCTCAGCAGCAGAACGTCGTCAGCGATTATCAGAACTGCGTTCTGGTTCCAAAGGTTTGCTGTATATCAGCCCTGAGCAATTGCGGTCAATGAGTATTCGGGCATTGTTAGAACAGCGCCCTCCGGTTCTTTGGGTGATTGATGAGGCTCACTGTGTTAGCCAATGGGGCCACGATTTTCGACCAGATTACCGTTACATTCCTAAATTTATTTATGAATTATATCAAGAGCGGCAGCTTGCAATGCCTTTGTTAGCTTTAATGACAGCAACAGCAACAGTCGCTGTTATTGAAGATATTAAAGAGCTATTTGCCCAGCACGAACTAAATATTAATCGTACAATTGATGGGGCAACAACAAGAGATAATCTAACTTTTAATGTGATTCCAGTAGCAGGGAATAAAGAGCAAGTTTTGTTGAATCAAGTAAAAGAAGCTCTTAAACTAGGTGGTAGTACACTGATTTACACTACTACACGCAAAAATGCCCAAAAGTTAGCAGAACTTCTTAAACAAAGTCATATTGAAGCTAAATATTATCATGGGAAACTTGCAAAAGAACAAAAACAACAAGTTTTGCAAGAGTTCAAATCAGGTAAATTAAATGTAGTTACTGCAACTTGTGCCTTTGGTATGGGCATCAACCGTAAAGATGTACGCGCTGTCATTCACCATTGCATGAGCGCCAATTTAGAAGGTTACATCCAAGAGGCAGGACGGGCAGGACGTGATGGAGAGCCAGCAGTTTGTACTTTACTCTTTGATCCAAAAGATGCTGATACAGTTTTTCGTTTGCAAAGTTTAAACCAACTGAGCGAACAAGATTTAAAAAATGTCTTGATCTCGACCAGACATATCCGCAATCTCACTTTTGGCAGTGCTAGAGATGATTGGTTTTGGGTGACAACCAATGAAATTTTTCAACTGGGCGACTTTGATGAGGAGTTTGGAGAAGAATCAGAGCAGCAAAATACTAAGATTAAAGCAGGGTTGCATTACTTAGAAAAATTTGGTTTATTAGAACGAGCCGAAAATTTTTCAAGCTTTATCGAATTTGAATTAAGCCATGATACCTTTGCTGAGTCTATAGAGCAGTTTGAGAAATACAGCCGGATGAAGGGCTTATCCCGGTTTGAAGCAGATAACTTTGAGCAGCTGATTCAGGCAATGCACATTGCGAAAGCTTATTGTAATAGCAATGATCAACCGTTTCCCCTCGACCGCCTCAGTGATGAAGCTGGAATTAGCTTACATGACCTGACTGCTAGAATCCGTGAACTGCAAAAGGCTGAAGTCTGTTCTTTTGAAATACCAATTACACTTGTGATTACTAAGGGTGTAAGGGGAGATGCCCGTAATAATCATGAACGCATTCGCCAATTAGAAGACCAATTACTCCAAGTGCTTAATGAGTTGTTTGGTAATGAAAATGAAATACAAATAAATCTGCGTGGACTTGCTTCTCGACTTGACCCAGACAATAGTAAAAAAATCAGAGCATCCAACATCATAGATATTTTGGAAGGTTGGGTTGCTCAAAAATGGCTAAAGTTAAGTAGAATTTCTAGTGATGTGGTTCGCTTAGGAGAAATGGAAGTTGCAGAGCATTTACCTGAGCATAAAATTCTCACAACTACAGTATTGGAAGTTTTATATCAAGCATTGAAAGATGCAACAGGGGCAAGATTACCTCTGAAGTACGAATTAGGTAAACTTGCTAAAGAAGTTACCCAAAAAATTCAACTTGACTGGAATAATCAAGAGTTAGAAGTTATTCTTTTGTGGCTGCACCAGAGAAAAATCATTCGGTTAAGTGATGGGCTGAATTTATTTCAACAGTCTCTGAAAATTCGTGTAATAAAAAATGCAAGTGTTTCCAGAGTAAAACGCCTTTACCCTGAAGTTGAAGCTCACTATGATGAACAAACTCGTCGCACTCATTACATGGTGCAATATGGAAAACTAAAGTCAGCAGAACAACGTCAGCAATTCGTTAATGATTACTTTGGTACAAATCAAGAAGAATTCGTTTCAAAGTACCAATTTTTGACACAAGAGATTACCAGACCGATTCTTCCAGAAGATTACAACCGTATTCTAGAACCGCTTAACCCTGCTCAAAAAGAAATTGTTTTAGCTTCACACCCAACAATGGCAGTAATAGCAGGCCCTGGTTCTGGTAAAACAAAAACTATTGTTCACCGGATTGCTTATCTTGTAAAGGTTAAGCGAGTTGAGCCGAAGCGTATTCTTGTTTTAGCTTACAACCGTAATGCAGTTAGAGAATTACGGTTGCGGTTGCGTAATTTGATTGGCGAACAAGCATCACGAATTCGGGTGTTTACTTTCCACGGTTTAGCCTTATCACTTTTGGGACGGACAGTAGGTGAACACAGAGGAACTCAAACAATAAATTTTGATCGGCTTTTGGTTGAAGCTTGCGAATTAATTGAAAAAGGCGAAGAATTTGAAGATGCAGATGAAGATACTCAGGCACGACGAATTCAATTATTAGGAAAATTAGAATATATATTTGTTGATGAATACCAAGATGTCACTGAGAAAGAATATCGCTTAATTAAGTTAATTGCGGGGTTAAGTGAGTCAGAAGATGAAACCCGCCCGGTGCAAATTAATCTTTGTGTTATTGGAGATGACGATCAGAATATTTATGAGTTTAGACATACCGATCCAAAATATATCCTTCAATTTGAGGAAGAGTACAAAGCAAAACGCCTCTTACTGATTGAAAACTATCGTTCTACAGAGTCAATTATTCAAGCTGCCAACAAGTTAATTAACAATAATAAAAAGCGGTGCAAAATTATACCTGAAGAACAGGTAAAAATTGATAACTACCGCAGTGGATATCAAGGTTTAGCAGTTGAAGCTTATAGTTTTAATAATATTAACTCGCAAGCACTTTGGGTACAGCAGCGCATTCAGTCATGGATAAAACAGGGAATACGTCACAATGAAATTGCTGTCCTTGCTCGTCATTGGGATAACTTAGCTCCCACTAGATTACTTTTAGAAAGAGTAAGAATTACAACTTATTCTTTAAAAACAGATGGATTTCAACTTATTAAAAATTTAGTAACCTGTAAGCTCATCGAAGAATTAAAGTGCCAGAATCAGAAAATTCTTCTACCAGAAGAATCCGTACAAGCTTGGTTTCTCAGTCTTTTTGCTCAATGGGAACGCAGTTCGCAAGAACCTACAGTAAAAGTCTTGCTCAAGATTGCCCATGACATTGACCAAGAACGAGGATTTGATTCTGAAGAATTAGCGCTTCCCATTAGTGTGGCTGATGTTCTTACTACTTTATTTGAATTCAATGAAAGTCCAGAAGTAATGTTAGATGATCGAGCGGTTCTAGTTACAAGTTGTCATGGTGCAAAGGGGCTGGAGTTTAGAAAAATCATTCAGTTAGTAGACGGTTTTGGAATTTCTTCAGATGAAATTGAATCAGAACGGCGATTATTTTATGTAGGAATGACTCGTGCTAAGGAAGAATTAGTTCTATGTTCCACACGACAAAGTTTATTTGTGATGGAATCAGGTGTAAATACAAAATCTTTAAGCCCTGCGACAACCTCTCTGCCACAGCAAATGTTTTATTCAGACCTGAGTCCAGGAGATGTTTATTTAGGACATCATTCTACTAAAAATAGCCAACATATCATAACTCATCTTCAAGAGGGTACTCCACTCAAATTCCAGAGCAACAGATACAATAACGGTTGGGATATATTTACAACACAAGGGCAAATCATTGGAGCTTTGTCAAAAAAAGCGAATGCTGAATTAGCTTACAAAGGATTCAGACCTGGACAATTTCAGTTTCAGGCAAGTGAAGTTATAGTCAGAAGCATATATCGTCATTTAAGAAAAGATGAGGTCAATGGAAATATAACTGAAGATTGGTTTGTTGTAATTCCGCAAATTCGCGTATGCCGATAA
- a CDS encoding DEAD/DEAH box helicase — MTDHKPTDYAAIIRAANQTVPEPPEWLGASKYVYSPEYGIGEVMALLGRRLIVKFVEEVKPTQFVDWEQALALGSIKPSNANLVSSATLLEENNAATTTIIEQIQQIPQVGFQSVAQELIASIRAIDIKNANQGIIHPLPGDLPPALRLALQNNGITQIYSHQLEALTKLRTGFDLSITTPTASGKTLCYNLAILESCIKQPQTTALYIFPLKALALDQMRKLQSLVKAMPNTRLKLALMTGDTPANERQRFFIPNPPNILAVSPDLLHYYLYNVRRRDEGVGWRQFLRQLRYCVIDESHTYTGAFGAHFANLMRRLRLAVDAVGGNSQRLQFICSSATIGNPQDMALRFSGRTHQPQRLHLIEDSGSPYKGRTLLSLAPNNAANVEATKIVISWLQHNLSGIVFCNSRAAVKGLLGLIQRETQRIGLGYLTSKVAVFYSSLTGDRRSEIIQKLQGGQIKVIISTSSLEAGIDLPELDCCLIRGFPGSLMSFWQRVGRAGRKQHGLVIYLPLGQNPIDVYYARHNQKLLSGEVESAAFNPDYPTILGKHLECGCIESSLTLGELNTRFGKTAGAVADSLLQQNKIFLSGNGKLWGRGYPHKEINIRSSTQRSISLINKHTGEILESMSLPLAHREVFPEAIYMVQDESGQLIAYRSESLNSDKGEAILTFLGKDTDLFTEAESELDIQPLSTLAESKIIPTNIKDARLRLTLVWGEITNSVIGYRLMKRTYGMTCKNQRCTNYKKPLEGKSCSLCKQALSAAEVTKLQKEIAFSEAYVTKYQAPCVLVELNEPLQKALQITVNKYKQEIMTNNGGEIPELYQSLWSSSAEVTALHSIQHQIVKAVPLVVLSSSLDVDELAIQKESRNIGYFFDTCEGGNGAAEAIFSDFTKFAAASYALAAECDCEAGCPRCLHSTACPQHNEPLHKDVGLFLLDAISQAKLNSQNPS, encoded by the coding sequence GTGACTGACCACAAACCAACCGATTACGCCGCAATTATCCGTGCCGCCAACCAAACTGTTCCAGAACCTCCTGAATGGCTAGGTGCAAGTAAATATGTTTACTCGCCAGAGTATGGAATTGGGGAGGTAATGGCATTATTGGGCAGACGGTTGATTGTCAAGTTCGTTGAAGAAGTTAAGCCAACCCAATTTGTCGATTGGGAGCAGGCTCTAGCTTTGGGTTCAATTAAACCAAGTAACGCCAACTTAGTATCTTCGGCAACATTACTTGAAGAGAACAACGCCGCAACCACAACAATTATTGAGCAGATTCAACAAATCCCCCAAGTGGGATTTCAGTCTGTAGCACAAGAACTGATTGCAAGCATTAGGGCGATAGATATTAAAAATGCTAACCAAGGTATAATTCACCCTCTACCGGGCGATTTACCACCTGCTTTACGTTTAGCGCTACAGAATAACGGTATCACTCAGATTTATTCTCACCAGTTAGAAGCTCTAACAAAGTTACGTACTGGGTTTGACTTGAGTATCACTACGCCTACAGCAAGCGGAAAGACGCTGTGCTACAACCTGGCTATCCTGGAATCGTGTATTAAGCAACCGCAAACAACAGCATTATATATTTTCCCGCTTAAAGCATTAGCTCTAGATCAAATGCGAAAATTACAGTCGCTTGTCAAAGCAATGCCCAACACTCGCCTCAAACTCGCACTGATGACGGGAGATACACCAGCTAATGAACGGCAGCGCTTTTTTATTCCCAACCCTCCAAACATCTTGGCAGTCAGCCCTGACTTGTTGCATTACTATCTTTATAATGTGCGCCGTCGGGATGAAGGAGTTGGATGGCGACAGTTTTTAAGACAGTTGCGCTACTGTGTAATTGATGAAAGCCATACCTATACTGGGGCTTTCGGCGCACACTTTGCTAATCTCATGCGGCGGCTAAGGTTAGCAGTTGATGCGGTTGGTGGTAATTCCCAAAGACTGCAATTTATTTGTTCTAGTGCCACGATCGGAAATCCTCAAGATATGGCATTGCGGTTTAGCGGCAGAACCCATCAACCCCAAAGATTACACCTGATTGAGGATAGTGGCTCTCCCTATAAAGGACGTACCTTATTATCTCTGGCTCCAAACAATGCAGCTAATGTTGAAGCTACTAAAATAGTGATTTCCTGGTTACAGCATAACTTGAGTGGGATTGTCTTTTGTAACTCTCGTGCAGCTGTCAAAGGTTTACTTGGGTTAATCCAAAGAGAAACACAACGCATTGGATTGGGTTATTTAACCAGCAAGGTAGCAGTTTTCTATAGTTCCTTAACGGGCGATCGCCGTAGCGAGATTATTCAAAAACTCCAAGGTGGACAAATTAAGGTAATTATTTCAACTTCTTCCTTAGAAGCAGGAATTGACTTACCCGAACTAGATTGCTGTCTAATTCGGGGGTTTCCAGGTAGCCTGATGTCATTTTGGCAACGGGTTGGTCGAGCCGGACGCAAACAGCACGGGCTAGTGATTTATCTGCCATTAGGACAAAACCCGATTGATGTATACTACGCTCGACATAACCAAAAGTTACTATCAGGAGAAGTTGAATCTGCCGCATTTAACCCTGACTATCCAACCATTCTAGGTAAACATTTAGAATGTGGTTGCATTGAAAGTAGTTTAACTTTAGGAGAACTCAATACTCGTTTTGGAAAAACAGCCGGTGCAGTTGCAGATTCTCTTTTACAACAAAACAAAATTTTCTTAAGTGGTAACGGAAAACTCTGGGGAAGAGGTTATCCTCATAAAGAAATTAATATCAGAAGCAGCACTCAAAGGTCAATTTCTCTAATTAATAAACATACGGGCGAAATTTTAGAAAGTATGTCGCTCCCGTTAGCCCATCGAGAAGTATTTCCCGAAGCCATATATATGGTGCAAGATGAAAGTGGGCAATTAATAGCATATCGTAGCGAAAGCCTAAATTCCGACAAAGGAGAAGCAATATTAACATTTCTAGGCAAAGATACAGATTTATTTACTGAAGCGGAGTCAGAATTAGATATTCAACCACTTTCTACCTTGGCGGAATCTAAAATTATCCCTACTAATATCAAAGATGCACGGTTACGTCTAACTCTTGTCTGGGGAGAAATTACGAATTCTGTAATTGGTTATAGATTGATGAAGCGTACCTATGGAATGACTTGTAAAAACCAACGTTGTACTAATTATAAAAAACCACTTGAAGGAAAAAGTTGTTCATTGTGTAAGCAGGCGCTGAGTGCAGCAGAAGTGACAAAACTTCAAAAAGAAATCGCATTTTCAGAGGCATACGTCACAAAATACCAAGCGCCTTGCGTACTAGTAGAGTTAAATGAGCCGTTGCAAAAAGCTCTGCAAATAACTGTCAATAAATACAAACAAGAAATTATGACCAACAATGGAGGTGAGATTCCAGAACTTTATCAATCCTTGTGGAGTAGCAGTGCTGAAGTCACGGCACTGCATAGTATCCAGCACCAGATAGTTAAAGCTGTGCCTTTGGTAGTTTTATCCTCTAGTTTGGATGTAGATGAATTGGCCATACAAAAAGAAAGCAGAAACATTGGTTACTTTTTTGACACCTGTGAAGGTGGAAATGGGGCAGCAGAAGCTATTTTCTCCGACTTCACAAAATTTGCTGCTGCATCTTATGCTTTAGCAGCTGAATGTGATTGTGAAGCTGGTTGTCCAAGATGCCTACATTCAACGGCTTGTCCACAGCATAATGAGCCATTGCATAAAGATGTAGGTTTGTTTTTATTGGATGCAATTAGTCAAGCGAAGCTCAATTCCCAAAATCCATCTTGA
- a CDS encoding DNA-binding response regulator translates to MLPKIPPENSIKNLLTKILPVKNNDDIDRGLGLVVIARVARYNQITVCSYLLDIWCLGVKDTIPPRTVDTIKFKEFTESLFEPFPGKPHLVSLEIAQGMIFSACEYALSLGFQPHKDFEKSRLHIGEWDGRIRIECGRDGKPFYVNGPHDNPKKIMETLKRSRGEGNFDFLIGSDPIEKNFW, encoded by the coding sequence TTGTTACCAAAAATCCCACCAGAAAACAGCATCAAAAATCTGCTGACAAAAATCCTACCGGTAAAAAACAATGACGATATAGATCGCGGTTTAGGATTGGTAGTGATTGCAAGAGTTGCTCGATACAATCAAATCACGGTCTGTAGTTACCTTTTAGATATATGGTGCTTGGGGGTTAAAGATACCATACCACCACGTACAGTAGACACGATAAAATTTAAAGAATTTACAGAATCACTATTCGAGCCATTTCCCGGAAAACCGCACCTTGTTTCCCTTGAAATAGCCCAAGGGATGATATTTAGTGCTTGCGAATATGCTCTAAGCTTAGGGTTTCAACCACACAAAGATTTTGAAAAATCGCGTTTGCACATCGGAGAATGGGATGGGAGAATACGTATTGAATGTGGTCGTGACGGGAAACCATTTTATGTGAATGGCCCCCACGATAACCCGAAAAAAATCATGGAAACATTGAAGAGAAGTAGAGGTGAAGGGAATTTTGATTTTCTGATTGGTTCAGATCCTATTGAAAAGAATTTTTGGTAA
- a CDS encoding EF-hand domain-containing protein codes for MFGKQKGKALLSEYHRKKLLHHFYCLDANNSGFIGKEDAEIFAERFANIRSAELGSEIHKDLLFKWLDIWENFWSKADLDGDGKISPEEFCQGIEKVVSNPDYNDPLIETLFDIVDLDSDGHISQLEHRLFFSVFDLDAEKSDFVFSKLDIDQDGILSKKEFVSAKREFLTEKEPGAVGNWFWGSVE; via the coding sequence ATGTTTGGTAAGCAAAAGGGAAAAGCATTGTTAAGCGAATACCATAGAAAAAAGTTACTGCATCACTTTTACTGTCTGGATGCTAATAATTCAGGCTTCATTGGGAAAGAAGATGCTGAGATTTTTGCTGAGAGGTTCGCCAATATCCGTAGTGCAGAGCTTGGTTCAGAGATTCACAAAGATTTGTTGTTTAAATGGCTTGATATTTGGGAGAATTTTTGGTCGAAAGCGGATTTGGATGGAGATGGTAAGATAAGTCCCGAAGAATTTTGTCAGGGCATAGAGAAAGTGGTTTCAAATCCAGATTACAACGACCCTTTAATAGAGACTTTGTTTGACATTGTTGATTTGGACAGCGATGGTCACATATCACAACTTGAGCATCGTCTATTCTTCAGTGTGTTTGACCTAGATGCAGAAAAATCAGATTTCGTCTTCTCCAAGCTTGATATTGATCAGGACGGCATCCTCTCTAAAAAAGAGTTTGTTTCTGCTAAGAGAGAATTTCTAACTGAAAAGGAGCCCGGTGCTGTAGGCAACTGGTTTTGGGGTTCTGTGGAGTAA
- a CDS encoding HEAT repeat domain-containing protein, with the protein MVYAISFLSNYQGNQEVISTLTEVAANIAEAPFVRAQALEGIGNKLSHELPENLYQPAVSVIIQGLDDTEPEVRFWSCFAAGALEIKETLPKLQLLAQTDKTIVAGWWSVGEEAEDSVTLMTGGEPPLRKPYNLPTN; encoded by the coding sequence GTGGTGTATGCAATCTCTTTTCTGTCGAATTACCAAGGAAATCAGGAAGTGATTAGTACGCTGACCGAAGTAGCAGCAAACATTGCTGAGGCTCCTTTTGTTAGAGCGCAAGCATTAGAAGGAATTGGCAATAAGCTCTCTCATGAGTTACCAGAAAATTTATATCAGCCAGCAGTGAGTGTAATTATCCAAGGGTTGGATGATACTGAACCTGAAGTTAGATTTTGGTCATGTTTTGCTGCTGGTGCTTTAGAAATCAAGGAGACTTTACCCAAGCTGCAACTATTAGCGCAGACTGATAAAACAATCGTAGCCGGGTGGTGGTCTGTAGGTGAAGAAGCTGAAGATTCAGTTACTCTTATGACTGGAGGAGAACCACCACTGCGTAAACCATACAATTTACCTACCAATTAA
- a CDS encoding transposase, producing MLGLFLAADGKPLPHYSKSKSESALSRFLNTYKWPTRKLIRHVRQQAIEQVKSHCPLGRKAFLQVIVDLTTLEKCGQFKAFKNLITVYNGKRGLHIVVLYLVVGQWRIPWNFRVWRGKGTASPSQIALRMVRHLPKDLTKRFRVKILADTAFGTKDFINNIRKLKYHAVIGIGSK from the coding sequence ATGCTAGGGCTATTTTTGGCAGCAGATGGAAAACCTCTGCCACACTACAGCAAATCCAAATCCGAAAGCGCTTTAAGTAGATTTTTAAATACCTATAAATGGCCTACTCGTAAGCTAATTCGTCATGTTCGTCAACAGGCAATTGAGCAAGTTAAGAGTCATTGTCCATTGGGAAGAAAAGCATTTCTACAAGTAATAGTTGATCTGACAACTTTAGAGAAATGTGGTCAGTTTAAAGCATTTAAAAATCTAATAACCGTTTACAACGGGAAACGAGGCTTGCATATAGTAGTTTTATATTTGGTAGTTGGACAATGGCGTATACCCTGGAATTTTCGTGTCTGGAGAGGTAAAGGGACGGCTAGTCCGTCTCAAATAGCATTACGAATGGTACGTCATTTACCCAAAGATTTAACCAAACGATTTCGGGTGAAAATTCTCGCTGATACTGCTTTTGGCACTAAGGATTTTATCAACAATATTCGGAAACTAAAATATCATGCTGTTATTGGTATTGGAAGTAAATAG